Proteins encoded by one window of Bacteroidia bacterium:
- a CDS encoding cytochrome c oxidase subunit II: protein MTLLITISILLGILVLVRLMTIVQLSSELTGSSDSQEEEIRHNNSNGYGFIVFMVLGLGLIIYLTIDYSKHLLPVSASEHGVGLDKLLNINWAIIGIVFFITQIALFYFSYKYRDIKKHEAYFYPENYKLELIWTIVPTIVLTTLIITGLKQWNGIFSEKENSMNVQVYGYQFAWITRFSGPDNTLGKSNYKLITDDNPLGLDANDPAVKDDIYTTGNEMHIPLGQELKFQFNARDVIHSAYFPHFRAQMNLVPGMNTFFSFKPTITTAEMRKITGNDKFDYVLLCNKICGVAHYTMKMKVVVDTPADFKAWLKSQKKASEVKAAPPVSTLNNTANSSETI from the coding sequence ATGACACTTTTAATAACAATATCAATCCTGCTTGGCATTCTTGTTTTAGTTAGACTAATGACTATTGTACAATTATCCTCGGAACTAACCGGTAGCAGTGACTCACAAGAAGAAGAGATTAGACACAATAATTCCAATGGGTATGGTTTTATTGTATTTATGGTTCTTGGTCTTGGTCTTATAATTTATCTTACAATTGACTATTCCAAACATTTGCTTCCGGTCTCTGCATCTGAACACGGTGTTGGATTGGATAAACTTTTAAATATTAACTGGGCAATCATTGGTATAGTTTTCTTTATCACTCAAATAGCTTTGTTTTATTTCTCTTATAAGTATAGAGATATCAAAAAGCATGAAGCTTATTTTTATCCTGAAAACTATAAACTTGAATTAATCTGGACAATAGTTCCAACAATTGTATTAACTACTTTGATCATTACCGGTTTGAAACAATGGAACGGTATCTTTTCTGAAAAAGAAAACAGCATGAATGTTCAGGTTTATGGATATCAGTTTGCATGGATTACCCGTTTTAGCGGACCTGATAATACACTGGGAAAATCCAACTATAAACTCATTACTGATGATAATCCATTAGGATTAGATGCAAATGATCCCGCTGTAAAAGATGATATCTATACAACAGGCAATGAAATGCATATTCCACTTGGACAGGAATTGAAATTTCAATTTAATGCACGTGACGTAATTCACAGCGCATATTTTCCACACTTCAGAGCACAAATGAACTTAGTACCCGGTATGAATACGTTTTTCTCATTTAAACCTACAATTACCACAGCTGAAATGCGAAAGATTACAGGTAATGATAAGTTTGACTATGTGTTGCTTTGTAACAAAATTTGTGGTGTTGCACATTACACCATGAAAATGAAAGTGGTGGTTGACACACCTGCTGATTTTAAAGCATGGTTGAAATCACAGAAAAAAGCTTCTGAAGTTAAAGCTGCACCTCCGGTGAGTACATTAAACAATACTGCAAACAGCAGTGAAACAATTTAA